TAACTGCCGTGACCAATTATGAAACGCTCGAACGCTTAACacttatgaattataaaatggaCTTTAAATGACAAACcaatttaaaacagattataTGAACTAATTAATAACCTTTACATGCTAATAATAGCGTATATTTCTTACCTTATGCCTAAAAATAGGTCTTGCGATAAAAATGTAATTCAAACACGGCAcgcaacttgttttctatagacaaaaaaggaaatcaagtgtgggttattctgcaataacttatgggcggagcttagtgtttcgaaaatagttccgaataaataaagaaaatattgcagtaaaatgcacgtgctaacacctgctctaaaagaaatgtaacaaatatagcatgtatataaatgtaatgaaacaacaaattgtatatttggtgataagtggcataaccacgcctacaaagaatgttatttgttaggaaacgtaattcagaaaacatttatagcatgtcagcttttcagtagcatcaatacacgtgacgtcattaagtttctacgattgttgttttcaatgaaagtgacgtcatttgcaaaatatttatgaatgaaaacgacgtcatatgtttgtacaagtcaatgacgtcactaaatagtaaactttgtactaagaagggcggagtattgaaaaatatagttcacgtcctaaagcttgaaccaaatcgaTCAGAATTGTGTAAGaattgaaataatgtttttctatgatggtttgttgtcgaataacccacagtaagttgtatagatgcgtgttatcaaatcactcgtgcttcacACTCGTGATTTACTGTAATTcttacgcatctatactccttactgtgggttattcgacaacaaaccatgatagaaaaatattattttttaaacacagcAGTGTGCAAGAATTACCCATAAGTCAgcattccaagatggcggacaatggTGAAATGACATGACGATTTCTAGTGAAAAATGTGAATAACAATCAGACTAACGAAGATAATTGTGCAATACCTATggatttataaaatatatgtgttcatTAACCCAATACAGTGCTTTTATTTATGAACAATTCGCTTAGAATATAAATAACTTGAGTAAAAGTGCGTCTCGGAACAGACACTCTATGAGTCAACCTAAATAAGAAAGAACAATGTCCACATTCCTGGTTAAAATGGCAAGTagcaaacatggtttgatttatatgttatgGGATCTGTTAATAGTCAGATTTATTTACATATTCTGCTTATTATGTGTGTCAAAACGCACTGACTATTGGAGTGAATGAATCCAGAACAAGTATTTACAGGAAAGGTTAAACATAAGATTAAAACCCCAGTGCATATCAttacccccccacacacacacacacaatttggCTAAACTCCTGTAGCCAATACacatttgaataaaatttaaagtTAAACACAAACATTACCTATAGTTTAAAAACATGAACACTAGTAAACAACTGTCATCGTCACATTAGTTAGTGCCGttgtaaaacaacattaacacagtAAATGAAATACGACACAGTTAGTGTTTTTAATTTcggtatttgttttttttctgcAGTGCTTCCCGAATCTCCTTAAGCACATTAAGCATGTCCATGTGATTTGCATTGATGGCACTCAGTATTGTAGAATGCCCCTCCCTAATTGTGTTTTCCATCAGTATTGTTGACTGTCTTATTGCCTCCGTGATCGGATCCTGGATTACAGCCGTCGGCACCTGTGAAGTTGTCATCGTAGTGGAAAGCACCACTGGCTGTTCTGATGTTACTAACCGTGGCATGGGGCTCGTCCAATCCCGCTGTTCAACAGAAGACAATGTTGGTACAACCTGCTGATTAGGTTCCGCATAAGTAACCGTTTGCTGATCATCAGGGGCGGTCAAAGAGCCCAGCCAGACGTTgaactcctcctcctcctcgtctTGCTCGTCTAACAGGGGCGTTGGTGCATCGTACTGACCAATTGGAGGGTCAGTCAAACATCCTGGCTCGATGGATATATCAGAAGATGTTAGAGAACCGCCCATTTAAACGGACGTATGGGGATTCAAGGCATGTTTCGTTTTCTCCTGGTCCGGTCGTTCCAATTTTAACGCAGAGCCCTTTTCAATGCTGCTTAGTGGCAACACAGGATCTTGGGTTTGCACTGTGTCCTCTATTGCTTCTACATAATTGTCGATGTCAATCGGCCGTTCCGCTTGATTTAGGAGCACTGGCGTATTGGTCAAACCAAGTTTACTTGCCTCATCGATATGCCTCCTGTACTTACGTACATGGTCTATAAGTTCGTGTTGCTCAAGGCAGCGGAAATTGCATAAACTGCAAGAGAATGGTACTCTGTCCATGGACACATGGTATTTTAAAACATGGCCTACCACTCTAGACTTTCTGTCAGTTTTTCCACAGGCACGACATCTATACTTCTTATGACGATCGTCTACAGCTCGtcacattttcaaaaaataaacaacCAGTAGTGACGTAACAATTTATTATTACTAAACTTAATGATTGTTCTTTTGCGCCACTAAATGTTAGAGTATACTTTAAATAATCCCTATTTTTGTAATAACCCCCACCAAAATATTTATgcacttttcttttctttttttttacgcAACGTTTTTTTTCGCGCAAGATCCTAAGTCTTTGATTATGAATTAGGTATTGGCTCACATATTAGTTATTCGCTTATGTGTTTCTTAAGTTTCTGTTTCGCAGAGATAAACCATTTAGGAATGTGTTTGCCCCTGTACGGGTTCAGTTTATCGTGGTGCACCATTTTAGTATGGCCCTCTCGGTCAGTTTTCAATACAAAGTTTACTGTTGAATTTTTTTGTAGAATGAGCATGGGCCCTTCGTATATATTTTCGAGTTTCGGACATAACCCAACTGTACGGCCCTCATTAAGACACCATACAGGGTCGCACACCTTGAAGTCTATTAACAAAGCTTTTTGTTCAAAATGAACTTTACTGCGTTTTGCCCTTTGTTTTAGGTGTTCCATCGCTATCTGGTGTATGCGGATCAACCTTTCCCGTTGTTGTCCCGCATATCCGGCCTGTTGCATGGTGGTGATATTTATCATCTCGGTGGAACCTCCAGAAGATGGATCAGCATATATGATGTCTGCTGGGAGTCGAACTTCACGTCCAGTTACCATCATATTTGGGGAGAAACCAGTCGCTTCATGCGGTGTTGCTCGGTACGCACCCGCCAAACTACCTAGGTGTAGATCCCAGCTTGTTTCTTCACCCGCCAGGAAGGACTTTACCATTTTAATAAGTGTGCGGTTAAACCATTCTATCTGCCAATTGCCCTTTGGATTCTGTGCACTCGTCCTGGACTTTGTCATTTGTAGTCTACTGCACAGTTCCTTGAAGAGGTTAgacttgcaaaaataaacaatctCCCTTGTTCTCCAGGTCAACGGGAGTCGCCATGTTCCCGATAACAACAGACTGGTTTATCACAGTTACTGCGTATTTATACGCACAAGAACGTAAAATACCAAAAATAGCACAACCCGACCGCTCAGTGCGCGATGTCATGTATAAAACGCGGAACGTTTAGAAAACTGATTACTGTTCAGACCATTTTCGTAGGATCgggaatttttgttaaaaaaaacaatgtcaaatCTAATTTAATTTTTTCAGGGTTTTGAAAAAATACGTCTGCCGGTTTTGTAAACCGATAAATATAAAAGTTGTCGCcttatgtaattaacagtttgaagccatggagaactcataactgattgtaatgtaataGTCGTATTTTCCACGAGTCCCTCTTTTCTCCGATATATACGTTTCAACTGtttcaatcgcatacatgcaacttcttccgtctttatccatGACTCGATAATCCAGCTTATGCCcgttttcatttatttcaaacgaattctggttaatattgacgaTAAGAGTGCTAAAGAATGTCGAACACAAACGTTAACAATTTTTCGAAAGTAttaaatgaatttcggcatatgtttctatttaaagatttgatgaaatgaGCACCCaatcaggggttctgaaatatgttaagagtctacttgtccacggacaagttggacccacaaattcacttgtccgtacccaagaagtacttgtccgtacttttaagaaaagatagcaaataatacaagcatacacttttgttaacttctattttaaattataaacatagttaacgagaaaattcacatgaacaacaaatacaagcaagatgtgcatataataagatcacgtttaagtcacacatgataccatctcggatatttaataaactcaacatgactagacaattcacttgaaataaaataacctCCGTCAATTTAAAGTATACAATTatccgctaataaaggaaactccttacaaagtttacatttacacacatcggcaACGTTTTCAAGCCAATgaaaatcaattagccaagactcaacaaattctcgtttccgctaGGCGTCGtatgtttatcatattcatacttggcttttctcttcttttccgacgccgaactgattttatcattggtctgattagcgtcatgtcttgacgttgaagtggttttattatataaaaatcaaatgcaggtcgttagaacatgtatgcggccatttgcaatgtacgaaaagtgttatctAATGCGTGgttggctgttgctatacacatgtgtgctggtttctctattaaaattgttttcttatgcgtgattggctgttgctatatatgctcgtggactggtttactacattaaataagtattatcggaaaataacctaTCTTCAGTTGAAAAAGTGTGacagtccgcagattaatcataagctatttatataaacttttgtttttgattttcggaaaatagagtagtttcgttctcgaaaaaaaattaccacggaaattttacttgtccccggacaagtcagctttcaaaaactgcttgtccggaaggggaagttgacgactcggacaactcggacagcatatttcagaacccctgagtACGGTATTATGGAATTCAGTACGgtgttatggaatttttcgtataAAGGAAGTCTATTTCACACGCAAATTCAGTTAAGGCGaaaattgtcttccctgattagcctatgcggactgcacatgctaccaagagacgacactttagcacatgcattaagtccagttttcccagggcGGGactcatatgagtcgtgttctgagaaaactgggcataatgcatgtgcgtaaagtgtcgtcccagattagcctgtgcagttcgcagaggctaatcaggaaagaaactttccgcttttatggtatttttcgtttaaaggaagtctcttctatacgaaaatccagttaaggcggattgcacaggcgaatctgggacgacactttacgcacatgcattatgcccagttttctcagaacacgacacaaatgtaTATCGGGTACCAAACTATTTTCTTTAAAACACTCATTTCTTGTTTTGCATCATGCAAAGATAAATCGTCATGTGGATTCTGAACAATAGTTTCTCTTTTTCAGACCGTTGACCTCCTAAAAGTCCAGTTGAATCTGCTCTTAAAGCACGGCACGGCAGAGTGCCCACTCGTGGTCATCTTGGACTCGCTTGACCAGCTGGACACCTCTCACAATGGCCGCTCTTTGATGTGGCTCCCGGCCTCCCAGCCGCCTCACTGTAGGATTATCGTGTCATCACTTCCGGAGGAGAATTACGAGACGTTTCCAGCCCTCAAGGTAGCGGAACTTTTATAAAGGCAACAGGTGTACTagtataaagataaaatactatGTAAGGGGGGATGTTTATTCATAGAAGTACTCCCGGCTGTACAATTTAAACCTTGTTATGAGTGATAAAGAGCAACACACGAACCTACATTAATATTCAGTTGTCAGTAGCCTGTCTATTAAcagttattgtattattattattattattattattattattattattattattattattattattattattattattattattgatttagTAATTTATTTATGCTGTCATGTGGCTTATAGGgaaataacattgatttaaaactGAGAATTCACTgtttaaacagtaaaaattatgttGACGTCCAAATTGTATTATTCCCGCGAAAGTCATCCGTTTATCTCCACATAGGGCGAAAGGCATAAGTAAAGAAAATGTATTACATATGGTAGACTATCGATTTTTTAATCACTGTGACCATAGAAAATCAAAATTTTCACTCATGGCTGCGCCATAAAGTGTTAAGATATTCATTGGTTACTGTATATTTTTTCTATCTCTTTAAAACCAGTTTTCtagtttacaaaaaataaagaaGAGTTATGTATCGACGTGTCCATTGACTATTTAAAACACTGGTGGCCACATTTTGTATTTGATTTGTATTTGAGGAAtatgttactttttttaaaatacCAAACGACATCGAAATCTGTGTAGACCTACAACTTAAAAACACACCGCTAAGAAGTCCTTAAAATAATTCAGCAAACgcaaaatatttcattataaacTTGTGATACATGTTTGCCGTGTTTTATAGAAATTATTTCCTGACGAGGATAGGTACATACATGTCCCGGAACTAGATCAGAGGGATGCACACAACATTGTGGCATTGTGGGCGCAGAAACGGAACCGGACGTTGACTCAGACCCAGATGGAACTCCTGCTGACCACATTCCGGAAGTGCCCGACACTGCTGTTCTTAAAGGTGTGTGCACGCAGCCCTGGAAAGGTTTTATAAATGGAAAATGAGGAAAATACGTgcagaaaatttaaatacaacgAGCAAAGAATTTTGACACTAAATCACTAAAGACCATTCTTTCTCATTTGTTCGTTttttccatgcatttccacggggTTCATAAGACGTCGCCCTTCAACTTGGTGATTATAAGCCACTGCAATCGCAATATTGTCTTCGATTTGTATACTAAGTAATACATATTTAAcgtgtaaatatattatttattagatTCATTCAGCCGGTAGAAATTCTATAGTGTCATTAAATGTTTGCTTTGCTGCGTTATTATTAGTGGGCTTAATGCACTAaattctgccttaactggattttcgtttagaagagattttATACTAACCGAATAAAAGCGCAAAATGTCTTTCCTAATTAGCCTTTCCggaccgcacatgctaatcttagacgacactattagcacatgcattaagaccagcaTTCCAAGAACAATGTTCAATTGTTTATCTACATGCTTAAGAAAGTTTTTTTAGCAGAAATTCAGATCAACATGGATATTTACTGCAGCAAATAACGGAATCACCGAGGCGGAGCTTGATGACGTGTTGTCTTGCGATGATGACGTATTGAATGACGTCTTCACCTACTGGACACCGCCCATGCGCAGACTGCCCCCTCTACTTCTCGTGCTAATACGGACGGACATCGACCAATATATCGGTATTGAACATACTGTTATTTTCTCGTTTGAATTAAATGTTTTACGAACGTCGAGCTGTTGAGAAGACAATGATGTCCAATGCATTATTAACGtcgcatattattaaaattaagataAAGCGTTTATCGCAACGGTTGAACGTCTGCCTTAAGAACTTGTGATCATAGGTTCACTTCACCTTGATGCTTGCAGATTTTTTTTCAGCTGAGTAACACTTACTTCAATGTGctttaagtgatttttttattgaaattagtATCAGTGGTAAATTAGCTACATTCT
This is a stretch of genomic DNA from Dreissena polymorpha isolate Duluth1 chromosome 7, UMN_Dpol_1.0, whole genome shotgun sequence. It encodes these proteins:
- the LOC127839773 gene encoding NACHT and WD repeat domain-containing protein 2-like, with the protein product MPPVFHRYLVYADQPFPLLSRISGLLHGGDIYHLGGTSRRWISIYDVCWESNFTSSYHHIWGETSRFMRCCSTVDLLKVQLNLLLKHGTAECPLVVILDSLDQLDTSHNGRSLMWLPASQPPHCRIIVSSLPEENYETFPALKKLFPDEDRYIHVPELDQRDAHNIVALWAQKRNRTLTQTQMELLLTTFRKCPTLLFLKQITESPRRSLMTCCLAMMTY